One genomic region from Rhinoraja longicauda isolate Sanriku21f chromosome 34, sRhiLon1.1, whole genome shotgun sequence encodes:
- the LOC144609530 gene encoding RNA-binding protein 4B-like isoform X2, which yields MKIFVGNIPTEGTVEELRTLFEYYGTVRECDIIRHYGFVHMDSPEEAAQAIAALNQYELHGQKLNVAESRPRPSPSASTMAVTKVYVGSLAPSCTNQELRAKFEEYGRVVECDIVKDFATRQ from the exons ATGAAGATTTTTGTAGGGAACATACCGACCGAGGGCACGGTGGAGGAGCTGCGGACGCTGTTCGAGTACTACGGCACGGTGAGGGAGTGCGACATCATCCGCCACTACGGCTTCGTGCACATGGACAGCCCCGAGGAGGCGGCTCAGGCCATCGCCGCCCTCAACCAGTACGAGCTGCACGGGCAGAAGCTGAACGTGGCCGAGTCGCGGCCCCGGCCGTCGCCCTCCGCCTCCACCATGGCCGTCACCAAGGTGTACGTGGGCAGCCTGGCGCCCAGCTGCACCAACCAGGAGCTGCGGGCCAAGTTCGAGGAGTACGGCCGCGTGGTCGAGTGCGACATCGTCAAAG ATTTTGCCACTCGCCAGTAG
- the LOC144609268 gene encoding U4/U6.U5 tri-snRNP-associated protein 1-like, which translates to MDHSVELAYTKILEEQDGLPSLLTPDEADEARAPDSPVALEEDEAELELQKQLEKQRRFRFRQLHRQAADRATDALKKPGGGREDEDDLEKKGVIVFNATSEFCRTLGEIPTYGLAGNRQEQEELLDFEIENKELSDGEMELDRDETVGWSMVNLDEEKKQPEFLATSTTILDEEPIVNSGLAAALHLCRNKGLLDTTMQKVARIRSSAKTLPSTVYAIEDKMLIDDKYSRREEYRGFTQEFKEKEGYRPDVKIDYVDESGRRLTPKEAFRQLSHRFHGKGSGKMKTEKRMKKLEEEHLLRKMSSSDTPLGTVALLQEKQKAQKTPYIVLSGSGKSMNVNTITK; encoded by the exons atggaccactccgttgagctAGCCtatacaaagatactagaggagcaagatggcctCCCGTCACTCCTCACGCCAGACGAGGCGG ACGAGGCGCGGGCGCCGGACTCGCCAGTGGCGCTGGAGGAAGACGAGGCGGAGCTGGAGCTGCAGAAACAGCTGGAGAAGCAGCGGCGATTCCGGTTCAGACAGCTGCACCGGCAGGCAGCCGACCGG gcgaCGGACGCCCTGAAGAAGCCGGGCGGCGGCCGCGAGGACGAGGACGACCTGGAGAAGAAGGGCGTGATCGTCTTCAACGCCACGTCGGAGTTCTGCCGCACCCTTGGCGAGATCCCCACCTACGGGCTGGCCGGCAACAGGCAGGAGCAGGAGGAGCTGCTG GACTTTGAGATTGAGAACAAGGAATTGTCGGACGGCGAGATGGAGCTGGACCGTGATGAGACGGTGGGGTGGAGCATGGTGAACCTGGACGAGGAGAAGAAACAGCCAGAG ttCCTGGCCACATCCACCACCATCTTGGACGAAGAGCCCATTGTGAACTCTGGCCTGGCAGCCGCTCTGCATCTGTGCAGGAACAAAG GGCTGCTGGACACTACGATGCAGAAAGTGGCTCGAATCCGGTCATCCGCCAAGACTCTGCCGTCCACCGTCTACGCCATCGAGGATAAAAT GCTGATCGACGACAAGTACAGCCGGAGGGAGGAGTACCGCGGCTTCACCCAGGAGTTCAAGGAGAAGGAGGGCTATCGTCCCGACGTGAAGATCGATTACGTCGACGAGTCGGGCAGGAGGCTGACGCCCAAGGAG GCTTTCCGACAACTGTCCCACCGATTCCACGGGAAAGGTTCCGGGAAGATGAAGACGGAGAAGCGGATGAAGAAACTGGAGGAGGAGCAC CTGCTGAGGAAGATGAGTTCCAGCGATACTCCGCTGGGCACGGTGGCGCTCCTGCAGGAGAAGCAGAAGGCCCAGAAAACGCCGTACATCGTGCTGAGCGGAAGCGGCAAGAGCATGAACGT AAACACGATCACCAAGTGA
- the eif1ad gene encoding putative RNA-binding protein EIF1AD: MHEKWAGVVASPGNNLHQVQTEQGARFLASMPTKFRKNIWIKRGDFLIVDPIEEGGKVKAEITCILYKDHIKQLRQQGAWPAGFTEPESLDSDAQRTEWESSEDSEDYGDLFVNTNRRNYEYWESEESEEEGEGEGVKE, encoded by the exons ATGCATGAGAAATGGGCAGGG GTGGTGGCCTCGCCGGGGAACAACCTACACCAGGTGCAGACCGAGCAGGGCGCCCGATTCCTCGCCAGCATGCCCACCAAGTTCCGCAAGAACATCTGGATCAAGAGAG GTGACTTCCTGATCGTGGACCCCATCGAGGAGGGGGGCAAGGTGAAGGCGGAGATCACCTGCATCCTCTACAAGGACCACATCAAGCAGCTGCGGCAACAGGGAGCATG GCCGGCCGGCTTCACAGAACCCGAGAGTCTAGACAG CGATGCCCAGAGGACCGAGT gggagtccaGCGAGGACTCGGAAGACTACGGCGATCTCTTCGTCAACACCAACCGGCGGAACTACGAATACTGGGAGAGCGaggagagtgaggaggagggagagggggagggagtgaaggagtga
- the LOC144609530 gene encoding RNA-binding protein lark-like isoform X1, with amino-acid sequence MKIFVGNIPTEGTVEELRTLFEYYGTVRECDIIRHYGFVHMDSPEEAAQAIAALNQYELHGQKLNVAESRPRPSPSASTMAVTKVYVGSLAPSCTNQELRAKFEEYGRVVECDIVKDYAFVHMEKEEDALKAIGSLDGHDFLGNKLRVQLSRSTYGKAGGQREVCQRCGRQGHQARDCHSLRLNQYSQYQLASQYYPSYYSYYDYDYSHGSYYDYYEDYQAASTAAGYTTVDYTRERSPNRLAITAAAAAAATAAAATNSCSQLYERTRLSPLTVPKYQAEKYMDDNISRYVSVARKPVGAVGHACLTTQAGMAESVAAAAAANNIACVTGATWSMVAPIDESTLGTAQISEQ; translated from the exons ATGAAGATTTTTGTAGGGAACATACCGACCGAGGGCACGGTGGAGGAGCTGCGGACGCTGTTCGAGTACTACGGCACGGTGAGGGAGTGCGACATCATCCGCCACTACGGCTTCGTGCACATGGACAGCCCCGAGGAGGCGGCTCAGGCCATCGCCGCCCTCAACCAGTACGAGCTGCACGGGCAGAAGCTGAACGTGGCCGAGTCGCGGCCCCGGCCGTCGCCCTCCGCCTCCACCATGGCCGTCACCAAGGTGTACGTGGGCAGCCTGGCGCCCAGCTGCACCAACCAGGAGCTGCGGGCCAAGTTCGAGGAGTACGGCCGCGTGGTCGAGTGCGACATCGTCAAAG ATTATGCCTTTGTCCACATGGAGAAAGAAGAAGATGCGCTCAAAGCCATTGGCAGTCTAGATGGCCATGACTTCCTGGGGAACAAGCTGAGGGTGCAGCTCTCCAGGTCGACCTACGGCAAGGCTGGGGGGCAGCGGGAGGTGTGCCAGCGCTGTGGGAGGCAGGGCCACCAGGCCCGAGATTGCCACTCTCTCCGCCTCAACCAGTACAGCCAGTACCAGCTTGCGTCCCAATACTACCCGTCCTACTACTCGTACTACGACTACGATTACAGCCACGGCTCCTACTACGACTACTACGAGGATTACCAGGCGGCCTCCACCGCCGCCGGCTACACGACGGTCGACTACACCAGAGAGAGGAGCCCCAACCGCCTGGCCATCACCGCCGCGGCGGCAGCTGCAGCCACGGCCGCTGCCGCCACCAACAGCTGCTCCCAGCTGTACGAGCGCACCCGCCTGTCCCCACTCACCGTGCCAAAGTACCAGGCCGAGAAGTACATGGACGATAACATCAGTAGGTACGTATCGGTGGCCCGCAAGCCAGTGGGAGCGGTGGGGCACGCCTGCCTCACGACCCAGGCGGGGATGGCAGAGAGCGTGGCGGCGgcggccgcagccaacaacatCGCCTGCGTCACCGGAGCCACCTGGAGCATGGTGGCGCCCATTGATGAATCTACCCTTGGCACCGCCCAGATCTCGGAGCAGTAG